In a single window of the Zonotrichia albicollis isolate bZonAlb1 chromosome 23, bZonAlb1.hap1, whole genome shotgun sequence genome:
- the MAPT gene encoding microtubule-associated protein tau isoform X4 yields MMEDHAPGQEKHFSSGYPLQIPVDDGSDEPVSETSDAKSTPTTEAEEAGVGATPNLEDHAAGDATQAPGEPSCAKLQPGPQERVGEAEKGASQPPEQGLGPQQPPLPREAKAPAAAPTRIEVTIPIPLDMYQGSGGSSAEPELGLAGAGGTGDLKDGPLCARATIKEGSGGRQRDEERDVDETPGQGLPSLVDQRVSPGPEKGSWPAAAQETHEESDEENKSKGVLRDTPGEALVGEAESHKAGEDQEEKRELLGGEGGADTPLPEPSGSAPQKEAEPREGEDSGPVLETAKLAAEAEDGVKDEGAALGEAVPASGARRSPRRKPAGIATDKGSRVPLLKGRVDKEGTEADEKKPKKSSPCPANPCGSTAPIQHAAPLKAAPCSPASASKPPNSPASASKAPNSPASASQRACPATPRPASTGMQESRAKGPEGRGGSKTGAARAGQAQRNSTNATRIPAKTPTAPKTPPSSGRKEQKKPPPAAAKTEKGEQPKSGDRSGYSSPGSPGTPGSRSRTPSLPTPPAREPKKVAVVRTPPKSPASAKTRVPPAAAPMPDLKNVKSKIGSTDNLKHQPGGGKVQIINKKLDFSSVQSKCGSKDNIKHIPGGGSVQIINKKLDFSSVQSRCGSKDNIKHIPGGGSVQIVYKPVDLSHVTSKCGSLGNIHHKPGGGQVEVKSEKLDFKDKVQSKIGSLDNISHVPGGGNKKIETHKLTFRENAKAKTDHGAEIVYKSPTISGDASPRRLSNVSSSGSINLVDSPQLATLADEVSASLAKQGL; encoded by the exons ATGATGGAGGATCACGCACCTGGCCAGGAAAAACACTTCTCATCAG GCTATCCCCTTCAGATACCAGTCGATGATGGATCGGATGAGCCTGTTTCTGAAACTTCTGACGCTAAGAGCACCCCAACTACGGAAG ctgaggaggcGGGCGTGGGAGCCACTCCCAACCTGGAGGACCACGCTGCAGGAGATGCCACTCAAG CTCCGGGCGAGCCGAGCTGTGCcaagctccagcctggccctcaGGAGCGTGTGGGAGAGGCAGAGAAAGGTGCCAGCCAGcccccagagcaggggctgggcccTCAGCAGCCGCCCCTGCCCCGTGAAGCcaaggctccagcagcagctcccaccaggATCGAGGtcaccatccccatccccctggACATGTACCAAGGCTCTGGAGGCAGcagtgcagagccagagctgggcctggcaggagcaggaggcacaGGTGACCTCAAGGATGGACCTTTGTGTGCCAGAGCCACCATCAAGGAAGGTTCTGGTGGACGGCAGAGGGATGAGGAGCGGGATGTTGATGAAACTCCTGGGCAGGGTTTGCCTTCCCTCGTGGATCAGCGCGTTTCTCCGGGACCTGAAAAGGGCTCAtggccagcagctgcccaggagaCTCATGAAGAATCTGATGAAGAAAACAAGTCCAAAGGTGTCCTCAGAGACACCCCAGGAGAGGCACTTGTGGGCGAAGCTGAGTCACATAAAGCAGGAGAGGACCAAGAGGAGAAGCGAGAGCTGCTGGGGGGAGAAGGAGGTGCAGACACCCCCCTGCCAGAGCCTTCTGGAAGTGCCCCCCAAAAAGAggctgagcccagggagggagAAGACTCTGGGCCTGTGCTGGAAACGGCCAAACTCGCTGCTGAGGCAGAAGATGGTGTGAAGGATGAAGGTGCTGCCCTGGgagaggctgtgccagcctcGGGGGCCCGCCGGTCACCCCGGAGGAAGCCGGCTGGGATTGCCACGGACAAGGGCAGCCGTGTCCCTCTGCTCAAAG GTCGTGTTGACAAGGAAGGGACCGAAGCTGATGAAAAGAAACCCAAG AAATCCTCACCTTGCCCTGCCAACCCCTGTGGCTCCACTGCCCCCATCCAGCACGCAGCCCCTCTGAAAGCAgcaccctgcagccctgccagtgccTCCAAACCACCCAacagccctgccagtgcctCCAAAGCACCCAacagccctgccagtgcctCCCAACGAGCCTGTCCTGCCACCCCCCGGCCTGCCAGCACAGGAATGCAGGAAAGCAGAGCCAAG GGCCCGGAGGGGCGCGGTGGCTCCAAGACGGGCGCGGCGCGCGCGGGGCAGGCGCAGCGGAACTCCACCAACGCCACCCGCATCCCGGCCAAGACCCCCACGGCCCCcaagacccctcccagctccg GCAGAAAGGAGCAGAAAAAGccacctcctgcagcagcaaagaCTGAGAAAG GTGAGCAGCCCAAGTCCGGAGACAGAAGCGGTTACAGCAGCCCCGGCTCCCCCGGGACTCCGGGCAGCCGTTCCCGCACCCCCTCTCTGCCCACCCCACCAGCCAGGGAGCCCAAGAAGGTGGCAGTGGTCCGCACGCCCCCCAAGTCGCCGGCCTCGGCCAAGACCCGCGTCCCGCCTGCCGCCGCGCCCATGCCCGACCTGAAAAACGTCAAGTCCAAAATCGGCTCCACCGACAACCTGAAGCACCAGCCCGGAGGTGGCAAG GTGCAGATAATTAATAAGAAGCTGGACTTTAGCAGCGTTCAATCCAAGTGTGGCTCAAAGGATAATATCAAACACATCCCGGGCGGAGGCAGT GTGCAGATAATTAATAAGAAGCTGGACTTTAGCAGCGTTCAATCCAGGTGTGGCTCAAAGGATAATATCAAACACATCCCGGGCGGAGGCAGT GTGCAAATCGTTTACAAGCCAGTGGACCTGAGCCATGTGACATCCAAATGTGGTTCCCTGGGCAACATCCACCACAAACCAG GTGGTGGCCAGGTGGAGGTGAAATCTGAGAAACTGGACTTCAAAGATAAGGTGCAGTCGAAAATCGGGTCCCTAGATAACATCAGCCACGTCCCTGGAGGAGGCAATAAAAAG ATTGAGACTCACAAGCTGACCTTCCGCGAGAACGCCAAAGCCAAGACCGACCACGGCGCCGAAATCGTCTACAAGTCCCCGACCATCTCCGGAGACGCCTCCCCGCGCCGCCTTAGCAACGTCTCCTCCAGCGGCAGCATCAACCTGGTGGACTCCCCCCAGCTGGCCACGCTAGCCGACGAGGTGTCCGCCTCGCTGGCCAAGCAGGGCTTGTGA
- the MAPT gene encoding microtubule-associated protein tau isoform X20, translating to MMEDHAPGQEKHFSSAEEAGVGATPNLEDHAAGDATQGRVDKEGTEADEKKPKGPEGRGGSKTGAARAGQAQRNSTNATRIPAKTPTAPKTPPSSGRKEQKKPPPAAAKTEKGEQPKSGDRSGYSSPGSPGTPGSRSRTPSLPTPPAREPKKVAVVRTPPKSPASAKTRVPPAAAPMPDLKNVKSKIGSTDNLKHQPGGGKVQIINKKLDFSSVQSKCGSKDNIKHIPGGGSVQIINKKLDFSSVQSRCGSKDNIKHIPGGGSVQIVYKPVDLSHVTSKCGSLGNIHHKPGGGQVEVKSEKLDFKDKVQSKIGSLDNISHVPGGGNKKIETHKLTFRENAKAKTDHGAEIVYKSPTISGDASPRRLSNVSSSGSINLVDSPQLATLADEVSASLAKQGL from the exons ATGATGGAGGATCACGCACCTGGCCAGGAAAAACACTTCTCATCAG ctgaggaggcGGGCGTGGGAGCCACTCCCAACCTGGAGGACCACGCTGCAGGAGATGCCACTCAAG GTCGTGTTGACAAGGAAGGGACCGAAGCTGATGAAAAGAAACCCAAG GGCCCGGAGGGGCGCGGTGGCTCCAAGACGGGCGCGGCGCGCGCGGGGCAGGCGCAGCGGAACTCCACCAACGCCACCCGCATCCCGGCCAAGACCCCCACGGCCCCcaagacccctcccagctccg GCAGAAAGGAGCAGAAAAAGccacctcctgcagcagcaaagaCTGAGAAAG GTGAGCAGCCCAAGTCCGGAGACAGAAGCGGTTACAGCAGCCCCGGCTCCCCCGGGACTCCGGGCAGCCGTTCCCGCACCCCCTCTCTGCCCACCCCACCAGCCAGGGAGCCCAAGAAGGTGGCAGTGGTCCGCACGCCCCCCAAGTCGCCGGCCTCGGCCAAGACCCGCGTCCCGCCTGCCGCCGCGCCCATGCCCGACCTGAAAAACGTCAAGTCCAAAATCGGCTCCACCGACAACCTGAAGCACCAGCCCGGAGGTGGCAAG GTGCAGATAATTAATAAGAAGCTGGACTTTAGCAGCGTTCAATCCAAGTGTGGCTCAAAGGATAATATCAAACACATCCCGGGCGGAGGCAGT GTGCAGATAATTAATAAGAAGCTGGACTTTAGCAGCGTTCAATCCAGGTGTGGCTCAAAGGATAATATCAAACACATCCCGGGCGGAGGCAGT GTGCAAATCGTTTACAAGCCAGTGGACCTGAGCCATGTGACATCCAAATGTGGTTCCCTGGGCAACATCCACCACAAACCAG GTGGTGGCCAGGTGGAGGTGAAATCTGAGAAACTGGACTTCAAAGATAAGGTGCAGTCGAAAATCGGGTCCCTAGATAACATCAGCCACGTCCCTGGAGGAGGCAATAAAAAG ATTGAGACTCACAAGCTGACCTTCCGCGAGAACGCCAAAGCCAAGACCGACCACGGCGCCGAAATCGTCTACAAGTCCCCGACCATCTCCGGAGACGCCTCCCCGCGCCGCCTTAGCAACGTCTCCTCCAGCGGCAGCATCAACCTGGTGGACTCCCCCCAGCTGGCCACGCTAGCCGACGAGGTGTCCGCCTCGCTGGCCAAGCAGGGCTTGTGA
- the MAPT gene encoding microtubule-associated protein tau isoform X15: MMEDHAPGQEKHFSSAEEAGVGATPNLEDHAAGDATQGRVDKEGTEADEKKPKKSSPCPANPCGSTAPIQHAAPLKAAPCSPASASKPPNSPASASKAPNSPASASQRACPATPRPASTGMQESRAKGPEGRGGSKTGAARAGQAQRNSTNATRIPAKTPTAPKTPPSSGRKEQKKPPPAAAKTEKGEQPKSGDRSGYSSPGSPGTPGSRSRTPSLPTPPAREPKKVAVVRTPPKSPASAKTRVPPAAAPMPDLKNVKSKIGSTDNLKHQPGGGKVQIINKKLDFSSVQSKCGSKDNIKHIPGGGSVQIINKKLDFSSVQSRCGSKDNIKHIPGGGSVQIVYKPVDLSHVTSKCGSLGNIHHKPGGGQVEVKSEKLDFKDKVQSKIGSLDNISHVPGGGNKKIETHKLTFRENAKAKTDHGAEIVYKSPTISGDASPRRLSNVSSSGSINLVDSPQLATLADEVSASLAKQGL, from the exons ATGATGGAGGATCACGCACCTGGCCAGGAAAAACACTTCTCATCAG ctgaggaggcGGGCGTGGGAGCCACTCCCAACCTGGAGGACCACGCTGCAGGAGATGCCACTCAAG GTCGTGTTGACAAGGAAGGGACCGAAGCTGATGAAAAGAAACCCAAG AAATCCTCACCTTGCCCTGCCAACCCCTGTGGCTCCACTGCCCCCATCCAGCACGCAGCCCCTCTGAAAGCAgcaccctgcagccctgccagtgccTCCAAACCACCCAacagccctgccagtgcctCCAAAGCACCCAacagccctgccagtgcctCCCAACGAGCCTGTCCTGCCACCCCCCGGCCTGCCAGCACAGGAATGCAGGAAAGCAGAGCCAAG GGCCCGGAGGGGCGCGGTGGCTCCAAGACGGGCGCGGCGCGCGCGGGGCAGGCGCAGCGGAACTCCACCAACGCCACCCGCATCCCGGCCAAGACCCCCACGGCCCCcaagacccctcccagctccg GCAGAAAGGAGCAGAAAAAGccacctcctgcagcagcaaagaCTGAGAAAG GTGAGCAGCCCAAGTCCGGAGACAGAAGCGGTTACAGCAGCCCCGGCTCCCCCGGGACTCCGGGCAGCCGTTCCCGCACCCCCTCTCTGCCCACCCCACCAGCCAGGGAGCCCAAGAAGGTGGCAGTGGTCCGCACGCCCCCCAAGTCGCCGGCCTCGGCCAAGACCCGCGTCCCGCCTGCCGCCGCGCCCATGCCCGACCTGAAAAACGTCAAGTCCAAAATCGGCTCCACCGACAACCTGAAGCACCAGCCCGGAGGTGGCAAG GTGCAGATAATTAATAAGAAGCTGGACTTTAGCAGCGTTCAATCCAAGTGTGGCTCAAAGGATAATATCAAACACATCCCGGGCGGAGGCAGT GTGCAGATAATTAATAAGAAGCTGGACTTTAGCAGCGTTCAATCCAGGTGTGGCTCAAAGGATAATATCAAACACATCCCGGGCGGAGGCAGT GTGCAAATCGTTTACAAGCCAGTGGACCTGAGCCATGTGACATCCAAATGTGGTTCCCTGGGCAACATCCACCACAAACCAG GTGGTGGCCAGGTGGAGGTGAAATCTGAGAAACTGGACTTCAAAGATAAGGTGCAGTCGAAAATCGGGTCCCTAGATAACATCAGCCACGTCCCTGGAGGAGGCAATAAAAAG ATTGAGACTCACAAGCTGACCTTCCGCGAGAACGCCAAAGCCAAGACCGACCACGGCGCCGAAATCGTCTACAAGTCCCCGACCATCTCCGGAGACGCCTCCCCGCGCCGCCTTAGCAACGTCTCCTCCAGCGGCAGCATCAACCTGGTGGACTCCCCCCAGCTGGCCACGCTAGCCGACGAGGTGTCCGCCTCGCTGGCCAAGCAGGGCTTGTGA
- the MAPT gene encoding microtubule-associated protein tau isoform X16, translating to MMEDHAPGQEKHFSSGYPLQIPVDDGSDEPVSETSDAKSTPTTEDATAPLVEEGDHEEQGGAEQHGEIPEGTTAEEAGVGATPNLEDHAAGDATQGRVDKEGTEADEKKPKGPEGRGGSKTGAARAGQAQRNSTNATRIPAKTPTAPKTPPSSGRKEQKKPPPAAAKTEKGEQPKSGDRSGYSSPGSPGTPGSRSRTPSLPTPPAREPKKVAVVRTPPKSPASAKTRVPPAAAPMPDLKNVKSKIGSTDNLKHQPGGGKVQIINKKLDFSSVQSKCGSKDNIKHIPGGGSVQIINKKLDFSSVQSRCGSKDNIKHIPGGGSVQIVYKPVDLSHVTSKCGSLGNIHHKPGGGQVEVKSEKLDFKDKVQSKIGSLDNISHVPGGGNKKIETHKLTFRENAKAKTDHGAEIVYKSPTISGDASPRRLSNVSSSGSINLVDSPQLATLADEVSASLAKQGL from the exons ATGATGGAGGATCACGCACCTGGCCAGGAAAAACACTTCTCATCAG GCTATCCCCTTCAGATACCAGTCGATGATGGATCGGATGAGCCTGTTTCTGAAACTTCTGACGCTAAGAGCACCCCAACTACGGAAG ATGCCACAGCACCTTTAGTGGAGGAAGGAGACCACGAGGAGCAGGGTGGTGCGGAACAGCACGGGGAGATCCCAGAAGGAACCACAG ctgaggaggcGGGCGTGGGAGCCACTCCCAACCTGGAGGACCACGCTGCAGGAGATGCCACTCAAG GTCGTGTTGACAAGGAAGGGACCGAAGCTGATGAAAAGAAACCCAAG GGCCCGGAGGGGCGCGGTGGCTCCAAGACGGGCGCGGCGCGCGCGGGGCAGGCGCAGCGGAACTCCACCAACGCCACCCGCATCCCGGCCAAGACCCCCACGGCCCCcaagacccctcccagctccg GCAGAAAGGAGCAGAAAAAGccacctcctgcagcagcaaagaCTGAGAAAG GTGAGCAGCCCAAGTCCGGAGACAGAAGCGGTTACAGCAGCCCCGGCTCCCCCGGGACTCCGGGCAGCCGTTCCCGCACCCCCTCTCTGCCCACCCCACCAGCCAGGGAGCCCAAGAAGGTGGCAGTGGTCCGCACGCCCCCCAAGTCGCCGGCCTCGGCCAAGACCCGCGTCCCGCCTGCCGCCGCGCCCATGCCCGACCTGAAAAACGTCAAGTCCAAAATCGGCTCCACCGACAACCTGAAGCACCAGCCCGGAGGTGGCAAG GTGCAGATAATTAATAAGAAGCTGGACTTTAGCAGCGTTCAATCCAAGTGTGGCTCAAAGGATAATATCAAACACATCCCGGGCGGAGGCAGT GTGCAGATAATTAATAAGAAGCTGGACTTTAGCAGCGTTCAATCCAGGTGTGGCTCAAAGGATAATATCAAACACATCCCGGGCGGAGGCAGT GTGCAAATCGTTTACAAGCCAGTGGACCTGAGCCATGTGACATCCAAATGTGGTTCCCTGGGCAACATCCACCACAAACCAG GTGGTGGCCAGGTGGAGGTGAAATCTGAGAAACTGGACTTCAAAGATAAGGTGCAGTCGAAAATCGGGTCCCTAGATAACATCAGCCACGTCCCTGGAGGAGGCAATAAAAAG ATTGAGACTCACAAGCTGACCTTCCGCGAGAACGCCAAAGCCAAGACCGACCACGGCGCCGAAATCGTCTACAAGTCCCCGACCATCTCCGGAGACGCCTCCCCGCGCCGCCTTAGCAACGTCTCCTCCAGCGGCAGCATCAACCTGGTGGACTCCCCCCAGCTGGCCACGCTAGCCGACGAGGTGTCCGCCTCGCTGGCCAAGCAGGGCTTGTGA
- the MAPT gene encoding microtubule-associated protein tau isoform X10 yields MMEDHAPGQEKHFSSGYPLQIPVDDGSDEPVSETSDAKSTPTTEDATAPLVEEGDHEEQGGAEQHGEIPEGTTAEEAGVGATPNLEDHAAGDATQAPGEPSCAKLQPGPQERVGEAEKGASQPPEQGLGPQQPPLPREAKAPAAAPTRIEVTIPIPLDMYQGSGGSSAEPELGLAGAGGTGDLKDGPLCARATIKEGSGGRQRDEERDVDETPGQGLPSLVDQRVSPGPEKGSWPAAAQETHEESDEENKSKGVLRDTPGEALVGEAESHKAGEDQEEKRELLGGEGGADTPLPEPSGSAPQKEAEPREGEDSGPVLETAKLAAEAEDGVKDEGAALGEAVPASGARRSPRRKPAGIATDKGSRVPLLKGRVDKEGTEADEKKPKGPEGRGGSKTGAARAGQAQRNSTNATRIPAKTPTAPKTPPSSGRKEQKKPPPAAAKTEKGEQPKSGDRSGYSSPGSPGTPGSRSRTPSLPTPPAREPKKVAVVRTPPKSPASAKTRVPPAAAPMPDLKNVKSKIGSTDNLKHQPGGGKVQIINKKLDFSSVQSKCGSKDNIKHIPGGGSVQIINKKLDFSSVQSRCGSKDNIKHIPGGGSVQIVYKPVDLSHVTSKCGSLGNIHHKPGGGQVEVKSEKLDFKDKVQSKIGSLDNISHVPGGGNKKIETHKLTFRENAKAKTDHGAEIVYKSPTISGDASPRRLSNVSSSGSINLVDSPQLATLADEVSASLAKQGL; encoded by the exons ATGATGGAGGATCACGCACCTGGCCAGGAAAAACACTTCTCATCAG GCTATCCCCTTCAGATACCAGTCGATGATGGATCGGATGAGCCTGTTTCTGAAACTTCTGACGCTAAGAGCACCCCAACTACGGAAG ATGCCACAGCACCTTTAGTGGAGGAAGGAGACCACGAGGAGCAGGGTGGTGCGGAACAGCACGGGGAGATCCCAGAAGGAACCACAG ctgaggaggcGGGCGTGGGAGCCACTCCCAACCTGGAGGACCACGCTGCAGGAGATGCCACTCAAG CTCCGGGCGAGCCGAGCTGTGCcaagctccagcctggccctcaGGAGCGTGTGGGAGAGGCAGAGAAAGGTGCCAGCCAGcccccagagcaggggctgggcccTCAGCAGCCGCCCCTGCCCCGTGAAGCcaaggctccagcagcagctcccaccaggATCGAGGtcaccatccccatccccctggACATGTACCAAGGCTCTGGAGGCAGcagtgcagagccagagctgggcctggcaggagcaggaggcacaGGTGACCTCAAGGATGGACCTTTGTGTGCCAGAGCCACCATCAAGGAAGGTTCTGGTGGACGGCAGAGGGATGAGGAGCGGGATGTTGATGAAACTCCTGGGCAGGGTTTGCCTTCCCTCGTGGATCAGCGCGTTTCTCCGGGACCTGAAAAGGGCTCAtggccagcagctgcccaggagaCTCATGAAGAATCTGATGAAGAAAACAAGTCCAAAGGTGTCCTCAGAGACACCCCAGGAGAGGCACTTGTGGGCGAAGCTGAGTCACATAAAGCAGGAGAGGACCAAGAGGAGAAGCGAGAGCTGCTGGGGGGAGAAGGAGGTGCAGACACCCCCCTGCCAGAGCCTTCTGGAAGTGCCCCCCAAAAAGAggctgagcccagggagggagAAGACTCTGGGCCTGTGCTGGAAACGGCCAAACTCGCTGCTGAGGCAGAAGATGGTGTGAAGGATGAAGGTGCTGCCCTGGgagaggctgtgccagcctcGGGGGCCCGCCGGTCACCCCGGAGGAAGCCGGCTGGGATTGCCACGGACAAGGGCAGCCGTGTCCCTCTGCTCAAAG GTCGTGTTGACAAGGAAGGGACCGAAGCTGATGAAAAGAAACCCAAG GGCCCGGAGGGGCGCGGTGGCTCCAAGACGGGCGCGGCGCGCGCGGGGCAGGCGCAGCGGAACTCCACCAACGCCACCCGCATCCCGGCCAAGACCCCCACGGCCCCcaagacccctcccagctccg GCAGAAAGGAGCAGAAAAAGccacctcctgcagcagcaaagaCTGAGAAAG GTGAGCAGCCCAAGTCCGGAGACAGAAGCGGTTACAGCAGCCCCGGCTCCCCCGGGACTCCGGGCAGCCGTTCCCGCACCCCCTCTCTGCCCACCCCACCAGCCAGGGAGCCCAAGAAGGTGGCAGTGGTCCGCACGCCCCCCAAGTCGCCGGCCTCGGCCAAGACCCGCGTCCCGCCTGCCGCCGCGCCCATGCCCGACCTGAAAAACGTCAAGTCCAAAATCGGCTCCACCGACAACCTGAAGCACCAGCCCGGAGGTGGCAAG GTGCAGATAATTAATAAGAAGCTGGACTTTAGCAGCGTTCAATCCAAGTGTGGCTCAAAGGATAATATCAAACACATCCCGGGCGGAGGCAGT GTGCAGATAATTAATAAGAAGCTGGACTTTAGCAGCGTTCAATCCAGGTGTGGCTCAAAGGATAATATCAAACACATCCCGGGCGGAGGCAGT GTGCAAATCGTTTACAAGCCAGTGGACCTGAGCCATGTGACATCCAAATGTGGTTCCCTGGGCAACATCCACCACAAACCAG GTGGTGGCCAGGTGGAGGTGAAATCTGAGAAACTGGACTTCAAAGATAAGGTGCAGTCGAAAATCGGGTCCCTAGATAACATCAGCCACGTCCCTGGAGGAGGCAATAAAAAG ATTGAGACTCACAAGCTGACCTTCCGCGAGAACGCCAAAGCCAAGACCGACCACGGCGCCGAAATCGTCTACAAGTCCCCGACCATCTCCGGAGACGCCTCCCCGCGCCGCCTTAGCAACGTCTCCTCCAGCGGCAGCATCAACCTGGTGGACTCCCCCCAGCTGGCCACGCTAGCCGACGAGGTGTCCGCCTCGCTGGCCAAGCAGGGCTTGTGA
- the MAPT gene encoding microtubule-associated protein tau isoform X17: protein MMEDHAPGQEKHFSSGYPLQIPVDDGSDEPVSETSDAKSTPTTEAEEAGVGATPNLEDHAAGDATQGRVDKEGTEADEKKPKGPEGRGGSKTGAARAGQAQRNSTNATRIPAKTPTAPKTPPSSGRKEQKKPPPAAAKTEKGEQPKSGDRSGYSSPGSPGTPGSRSRTPSLPTPPAREPKKVAVVRTPPKSPASAKTRVPPAAAPMPDLKNVKSKIGSTDNLKHQPGGGKVQIINKKLDFSSVQSKCGSKDNIKHIPGGGSVQIINKKLDFSSVQSRCGSKDNIKHIPGGGSVQIVYKPVDLSHVTSKCGSLGNIHHKPGGGQVEVKSEKLDFKDKVQSKIGSLDNISHVPGGGNKKIETHKLTFRENAKAKTDHGAEIVYKSPTISGDASPRRLSNVSSSGSINLVDSPQLATLADEVSASLAKQGL from the exons ATGATGGAGGATCACGCACCTGGCCAGGAAAAACACTTCTCATCAG GCTATCCCCTTCAGATACCAGTCGATGATGGATCGGATGAGCCTGTTTCTGAAACTTCTGACGCTAAGAGCACCCCAACTACGGAAG ctgaggaggcGGGCGTGGGAGCCACTCCCAACCTGGAGGACCACGCTGCAGGAGATGCCACTCAAG GTCGTGTTGACAAGGAAGGGACCGAAGCTGATGAAAAGAAACCCAAG GGCCCGGAGGGGCGCGGTGGCTCCAAGACGGGCGCGGCGCGCGCGGGGCAGGCGCAGCGGAACTCCACCAACGCCACCCGCATCCCGGCCAAGACCCCCACGGCCCCcaagacccctcccagctccg GCAGAAAGGAGCAGAAAAAGccacctcctgcagcagcaaagaCTGAGAAAG GTGAGCAGCCCAAGTCCGGAGACAGAAGCGGTTACAGCAGCCCCGGCTCCCCCGGGACTCCGGGCAGCCGTTCCCGCACCCCCTCTCTGCCCACCCCACCAGCCAGGGAGCCCAAGAAGGTGGCAGTGGTCCGCACGCCCCCCAAGTCGCCGGCCTCGGCCAAGACCCGCGTCCCGCCTGCCGCCGCGCCCATGCCCGACCTGAAAAACGTCAAGTCCAAAATCGGCTCCACCGACAACCTGAAGCACCAGCCCGGAGGTGGCAAG GTGCAGATAATTAATAAGAAGCTGGACTTTAGCAGCGTTCAATCCAAGTGTGGCTCAAAGGATAATATCAAACACATCCCGGGCGGAGGCAGT GTGCAGATAATTAATAAGAAGCTGGACTTTAGCAGCGTTCAATCCAGGTGTGGCTCAAAGGATAATATCAAACACATCCCGGGCGGAGGCAGT GTGCAAATCGTTTACAAGCCAGTGGACCTGAGCCATGTGACATCCAAATGTGGTTCCCTGGGCAACATCCACCACAAACCAG GTGGTGGCCAGGTGGAGGTGAAATCTGAGAAACTGGACTTCAAAGATAAGGTGCAGTCGAAAATCGGGTCCCTAGATAACATCAGCCACGTCCCTGGAGGAGGCAATAAAAAG ATTGAGACTCACAAGCTGACCTTCCGCGAGAACGCCAAAGCCAAGACCGACCACGGCGCCGAAATCGTCTACAAGTCCCCGACCATCTCCGGAGACGCCTCCCCGCGCCGCCTTAGCAACGTCTCCTCCAGCGGCAGCATCAACCTGGTGGACTCCCCCCAGCTGGCCACGCTAGCCGACGAGGTGTCCGCCTCGCTGGCCAAGCAGGGCTTGTGA